One genomic window of Trichlorobacter lovleyi includes the following:
- a CDS encoding GspE/PulE family protein produces MGTQSKLTIEYLTALLFEKKLLTADQRAMVLAKAKAQEARLTAGPQAGGRRLHRGGEAPSPAQLLASFNLETPGGNGRILSEDAITEALASFLNIPYLKIDPLKLDLDVVTSYIPRPFALKHLIVPVAIRDNELAIAVVDPFNDQVLSEFATAHRLKVRRILSSCSDIQKILREFYGFRASVLAAEAESSTTIDLGNLEQLFKLKGEHELEGNDRHVISAVDFLLSYAFDQRASDIHIEPKREKCLIRFRLDGLLHNIHLLPKPLHAPIVSRIKILSRMDLAEKRRPQDGRIKTSHNNKEVELRVSTVPTAFGEKVVIRIFDPDILFQELDSIGFYTREYSLYNNFIHRPNGIILVTGPTGSGKTTTLYSTLRNLSSPEVNIVTIEDPIEMVMEEFNQIAVQQAIGVTFGNILRTVLRQDPDIVMVGEIRDEETAENAVQAALTGHLVLSTLHTNDAPSSIARLLDLGVPPYLITATVVGIIAQRLLRKVCSHCKVPRQLSAEERTYLQLTGEAYTVYEGEGCKECRGTGYKGRTGIFEVLEMNERIRAMVGDKVDLAELVRSAEQDGFLSLRQLAVRKMLEGATTYDEVISITG; encoded by the coding sequence ATGGGGACACAGTCAAAACTGACCATTGAATATCTGACCGCGCTACTGTTTGAAAAAAAACTGCTCACTGCCGATCAGCGGGCCATGGTGCTGGCCAAGGCCAAGGCCCAGGAGGCCCGTCTGACAGCAGGGCCGCAGGCTGGCGGGCGCCGTCTGCATCGCGGGGGGGAGGCGCCGTCACCTGCCCAGCTGCTGGCTTCATTCAATCTTGAGACACCGGGGGGTAATGGACGTATTCTGTCAGAGGATGCCATAACGGAAGCGCTGGCCTCATTCCTGAATATTCCCTATCTCAAGATTGACCCGCTTAAACTTGATCTCGATGTGGTCACTTCCTATATCCCGCGTCCCTTTGCCCTGAAACACCTGATCGTGCCGGTGGCCATCCGTGACAATGAACTGGCAATTGCGGTGGTTGATCCCTTTAATGATCAGGTGCTGAGCGAGTTTGCCACGGCCCATCGTCTCAAGGTCCGGCGGATACTCAGTTCCTGCAGCGACATCCAGAAAATACTGCGTGAGTTTTACGGTTTCCGGGCTTCAGTCCTGGCTGCCGAGGCCGAATCCTCCACGACCATTGATCTGGGAAACCTCGAACAGCTCTTCAAGTTGAAAGGTGAGCATGAGCTTGAAGGGAATGACCGTCATGTCATCTCCGCAGTTGATTTTCTGCTCTCCTACGCCTTTGACCAGCGTGCCAGCGATATCCATATTGAACCAAAGCGGGAAAAATGTCTGATCCGCTTCCGGCTGGACGGCCTGCTGCATAACATCCATCTGCTGCCCAAGCCGCTGCATGCGCCGATTGTTTCCCGGATCAAGATCCTGTCCCGCATGGATCTGGCTGAAAAGCGACGCCCTCAGGATGGCCGGATCAAGACCAGCCATAACAACAAAGAGGTGGAACTGCGGGTTTCCACCGTGCCGACCGCCTTTGGCGAAAAGGTGGTTATCCGGATCTTTGACCCGGATATACTGTTTCAGGAACTGGATTCAATCGGCTTTTATACGCGGGAATACTCCCTGTATAACAACTTTATCCACCGTCCCAACGGGATCATTCTGGTTACCGGCCCAACCGGTTCAGGCAAGACAACGACCCTCTACTCAACCCTGCGCAACCTTTCGTCGCCGGAAGTGAATATCGTTACCATTGAAGATCCGATCGAGATGGTGATGGAGGAGTTTAACCAGATTGCGGTGCAGCAGGCTATCGGTGTTACCTTCGGCAATATCCTGAGGACGGTCCTGCGTCAGGACCCTGATATCGTCATGGTTGGTGAGATCCGCGATGAAGAAACTGCCGAGAATGCCGTCCAGGCAGCCCTGACCGGCCACCTGGTGCTGTCCACCCTGCATACCAATGATGCCCCCTCGTCGATTGCCCGTCTGCTGGATCTGGGGGTGCCGCCCTATCTGATTACGGCAACGGTGGTCGGCATTATTGCACAGCGTCTGTTACGCAAGGTCTGTTCCCATTGCAAGGTTCCGCGTCAGCTGTCTGCGGAGGAACGAACCTACCTGCAATTGACCGGTGAGGCCTACACCGTGTATGAGGGTGAGGGGTGCAAGGAGTGCCGGGGTACCGGCTATAAAGGCCGCACCGGTATCTTTGAAGTGCTTGAGATGAACGAGCGGATCAGGGCCATGGTGGGAGACAAGGTTGACCTTGCAGAACTGGTGCGCTCTGCCGAGCAGGACGGTTTTCTGTCCCTGCGTCAACTTGCCGTTCGTAAGATGCTGGAAGGGGCAACCACCTACGATGAGGTGATCTCAATTACCGGGTAA
- a CDS encoding efflux RND transporter permease subunit: MNVSELFIRRPIATSLVMLAVLVFGLLAYRGLPVNDLPTVDFPTIQVTSNLPGASPETMASAVATPLEREFSTIAGLDSMTSTNGQGISIITLKFTLKRNIDAAALDVQAAIAKAMRKLPADMTTPPSYRKVNPADSPVLYLALYSDSMPLHQVNEYADTMLAQRISMVSGVAQVLVYGSQKYAARVQVDPRQLTARGIGIDEVASALARANSNLPTGVLQGKQQALTIQTNAPLLKAEAFRPAIIAWKNGSPVRVQDVGTTLDSVENDKVAAWYNRREFATRAIVLAVQRQPGANTIEMVDAIKQLLPEFQNQLPAALQMNILYDRTVSIRESVDEVKFTLVLTICLVIMVIFLFLRNLPATLIPSLAVPLSIVGTFAVMSGLGISINNISLLALTLSVGFVVDDAIVMLENIVRHIEEGMKPMEAALRGSREIGFTIISMTISLVAVFIPVLFMGGMLGRLLNEFAVTISAAILISGFVSLTLTPMLCSRFLKPHDVSRQHGRLYLLLERFFDLLRDGYATSLQWVLRHLRSALLFTIATALVTIWLFARMPAGLFSSEDTGGIYGITEGAQGISFEEMKRNQQLAADIVRQNPNVEAFMSSAGASGSRVGSNSGFMFIRLKPLSQRTDSADKVIQQLRPKLAQLPGIQVFLQNPPPIRLEATLSKAQYQFALMSPDTTQLYQAATQFESRLKGLPILQDVTSDLQIRNPELRLAIDRDHAAALQVSPLQLEDALYYAYGSRQVSTIFAPSNQYQVILEVEPQYQKDQAALGLLHVRSTTGQLVPLATLLTAQRSVGPLTVNHLGQSAAVTVSFNIRPGVPLGEATAAVEREAKALPTGITTAFQGTAQAFKQSFSGLSWLLIAAVAVIYIVLGVLYESYIHPVTILSGLPSAGLGALLTLLLFGHELNLYAFVGIILLVGIVKKNAIMMIDFALDAQRAAGISPEQAIYQGCLIRFRPIMMTTMAALTGALPIALGIGAGADARRPLGLAVVGGLLVSQILTLYITPVVYIYLDRLQQRIRQTPRQEKADD, encoded by the coding sequence ATGAACGTTTCCGAACTCTTTATCCGCAGGCCGATTGCCACCAGCCTGGTCATGTTGGCCGTGCTGGTGTTCGGTCTGCTGGCCTATCGCGGCCTGCCGGTGAATGACCTGCCCACGGTTGATTTTCCCACTATCCAGGTAACCTCCAACCTGCCCGGCGCCAGCCCGGAAACCATGGCCTCTGCAGTGGCCACACCGCTTGAACGGGAGTTTTCCACCATTGCCGGTCTGGATTCCATGACCTCAACCAATGGGCAGGGGATCTCGATCATCACCCTGAAATTCACCCTGAAACGCAACATCGACGCAGCTGCGCTGGATGTGCAGGCCGCCATTGCAAAGGCGATGCGCAAGCTGCCGGCCGACATGACAACCCCGCCCTCCTACCGCAAGGTCAACCCTGCCGATTCGCCGGTGCTCTACCTCGCACTCTACTCGGACAGCATGCCGTTACATCAGGTGAACGAGTACGCCGATACCATGCTGGCACAGCGGATCTCCATGGTCAGCGGTGTGGCCCAGGTGCTGGTCTATGGCTCACAGAAATACGCTGCCCGGGTGCAGGTCGATCCGCGTCAGCTGACGGCCCGCGGGATCGGGATTGATGAGGTCGCCTCAGCCCTGGCCCGTGCAAACTCGAACCTTCCCACCGGTGTGTTGCAGGGCAAGCAGCAGGCCCTGACCATCCAAACCAATGCGCCGCTCCTGAAGGCAGAGGCCTTCAGGCCGGCCATCATTGCCTGGAAGAACGGTTCGCCGGTGCGGGTGCAGGATGTCGGTACCACGCTGGACAGTGTGGAGAACGATAAGGTGGCGGCCTGGTACAATCGCAGGGAGTTTGCGACCCGGGCCATTGTACTGGCGGTCCAGCGTCAGCCGGGCGCCAATACCATTGAGATGGTGGATGCCATCAAGCAACTCCTGCCGGAATTCCAGAACCAGCTTCCTGCCGCCCTGCAGATGAATATCCTCTACGACCGGACGGTTTCGATCCGGGAGTCGGTTGATGAAGTCAAGTTTACGCTGGTCCTGACCATCTGCCTGGTGATCATGGTGATCTTTCTTTTTCTGCGCAACCTGCCGGCCACCCTGATCCCCAGTCTGGCGGTGCCCCTCTCGATTGTGGGGACCTTTGCCGTCATGAGCGGCCTGGGTATTTCCATCAACAACATCAGTCTGCTGGCCTTGACCCTGTCGGTTGGTTTTGTCGTGGATGACGCCATTGTGATGCTGGAAAATATCGTGCGCCACATTGAGGAGGGGATGAAGCCGATGGAGGCGGCCCTGCGCGGATCGCGGGAAATCGGATTTACGATTATTTCCATGACCATCTCACTGGTTGCGGTGTTTATCCCGGTGCTGTTCATGGGGGGGATGCTGGGGCGGCTCTTGAACGAGTTTGCCGTTACCATCTCTGCGGCGATCCTGATTTCAGGTTTTGTCTCCCTGACCCTGACGCCGATGCTCTGCAGCAGGTTTCTGAAGCCACACGACGTCTCCCGGCAGCATGGCCGCCTCTATCTGCTGCTGGAACGTTTCTTTGATCTGTTGCGTGACGGGTATGCTACGTCGCTGCAGTGGGTGCTGAGGCATCTCAGGTCCGCACTGCTTTTTACCATTGCAACCGCTCTGGTCACCATCTGGCTTTTTGCGCGCATGCCTGCCGGACTCTTTTCCAGTGAGGATACCGGCGGTATCTACGGCATTACGGAAGGCGCCCAGGGGATCTCTTTTGAAGAGATGAAGCGTAACCAGCAGCTTGCTGCTGATATTGTGCGTCAGAACCCCAATGTTGAGGCGTTCATGTCCTCTGCCGGTGCTTCCGGTTCACGGGTCGGCTCCAATAGCGGCTTCATGTTCATCCGGCTGAAACCCCTCAGTCAGCGTACAGACAGCGCCGACAAGGTTATTCAGCAGCTCAGGCCGAAACTGGCTCAGCTGCCCGGCATTCAGGTCTTTCTGCAGAATCCGCCGCCCATCAGGCTGGAGGCGACACTTTCAAAGGCTCAGTACCAGTTTGCCCTGATGTCGCCCGACACCACCCAGCTGTATCAGGCTGCCACCCAGTTCGAGTCGCGCCTTAAAGGCCTGCCGATTCTGCAGGATGTTACCTCGGACCTTCAGATCAGGAACCCTGAGCTGAGGCTTGCCATAGACCGGGATCATGCTGCGGCCTTGCAGGTCTCCCCTCTGCAGCTGGAGGATGCCTTGTACTACGCCTATGGTTCCCGCCAGGTATCCACCATCTTTGCCCCGAGCAACCAGTATCAGGTCATACTGGAGGTGGAACCGCAGTACCAGAAGGATCAGGCTGCCCTTGGCCTGCTCCATGTCCGTTCCACAACCGGCCAGTTGGTGCCGCTTGCTACCCTGCTGACCGCCCAACGTTCGGTCGGGCCGCTGACTGTCAACCACCTTGGCCAGTCCGCTGCAGTGACCGTCTCCTTCAATATCCGCCCCGGCGTGCCGCTTGGTGAGGCAACTGCCGCTGTGGAAAGGGAGGCCAAGGCCCTGCCCACCGGGATCACGACCGCCTTTCAGGGGACAGCCCAGGCCTTCAAACAATCATTCTCCGGGCTCAGCTGGCTGCTCATCGCCGCTGTGGCAGTGATCTACATCGTGCTGGGGGTGCTGTACGAAAGTTACATCCATCCGGTGACTATCCTTTCCGGCCTGCCGTCGGCAGGGCTCGGGGCGTTGTTGACCCTGTTGCTGTTCGGCCATGAGCTGAACCTGTACGCCTTTGTGGGGATCATCCTGCTGGTGGGGATTGTCAAAAAGAACGCCATCATGATGATCGACTTTGCCCTGGATGCCCAACGGGCGGCAGGGATCAGCCCTGAACAGGCCATCTATCAAGGCTGCCTGATCCGTTTCCGTCCCATCATGATGACCACGATGGCCGCACTGACCGGGGCACTTCCGATTGCACTGGGGATCGGTGCCGGTGCTGATGCACGCCGCCCTCTGGGGTTGGCGGTGGTTGGCGGTTTGCTTGTGTCACAAATTTTAACACTGTACATTACGCCAGTAGTCTATATATATCTTGACCGTCTGCAGCAGCGTATCAGGCAGACGCCGCGCCAGGAGAAGGCAGATGACTGA
- a CDS encoding bifunctional metallophosphatase/5'-nucleotidase, whose protein sequence is MCTVQNRLRIFVQALVAFVLVAAVTACSTPPAHFNLTLLHLNDTHSHLEAVPVNLEIEGVGSTTAELGGFARIKTVLDRMRASEPELLLLHGGDALQGTLYFTLFNGGVEFDFLNLLGLDAMTFGNHEFDRGTASIPGWIKRSRFPWLSANIDFSAEPAIAPLVKPYLIKTVAGEKVAIIGVTTETTPQTTRDVGLVRFNDAVASTRQQVAALTAQGINKIILLSHLGYQQDLQLASQVAGVDLIIGGHSHSLLGDITQLAAIGLTPDGAYPTELAAPDGSPVLVAQAWQWGHLLGRLNVRFDGAGVVSGYSSKQVIPVGERFSRDGTPVSPESSQYQAIVKALAQSGSAQIVAEDPAVLAALAPYQRQLAQFHTAVVARAAEDLKRGVNSGPGPLVADAMLGALPRAQVALLNYGGVRKSLLSGMISEGDLLEVMPFADTLVLIDLNGSELQAALEGTIDFLIRKYGLKQPVMPYVAGIRFAVELSAPRGSRVTALTVRDRRGVFQPVEPATLYRTVVNTFVAGGGDGFAAVKNAAGFRSDSGIIDSDAFREYLKKLGTVSNSREQRITIMQSAGGAGQP, encoded by the coding sequence ATGTGTACCGTGCAAAATAGATTGAGGATCTTTGTGCAGGCGCTGGTTGCGTTTGTGCTGGTCGCAGCTGTAACCGCCTGCAGCACCCCTCCGGCACACTTCAACCTGACATTGCTGCACCTGAATGACACCCATTCCCACCTTGAAGCGGTACCGGTCAATCTGGAAATTGAGGGGGTCGGCAGCACCACCGCAGAGCTGGGGGGCTTTGCCAGGATTAAGACGGTGCTTGACCGGATGCGGGCGTCCGAACCTGAGCTGCTGCTCCTGCATGGCGGTGATGCCCTGCAGGGCACCCTCTACTTTACTCTGTTCAATGGCGGTGTGGAGTTCGATTTCCTGAATCTGCTGGGGCTGGATGCCATGACATTCGGCAACCATGAGTTTGATCGGGGAACCGCCTCGATTCCGGGCTGGATCAAACGTTCCCGCTTCCCCTGGCTCTCGGCAAATATCGATTTTTCAGCTGAACCGGCCATCGCCCCCCTGGTCAAGCCGTATCTGATCAAGACCGTGGCCGGTGAAAAAGTGGCCATTATCGGTGTCACCACCGAGACAACCCCCCAGACTACCCGTGATGTGGGCCTCGTGCGCTTTAACGATGCCGTGGCCAGTACCCGCCAACAGGTGGCAGCCTTGACCGCCCAGGGCATCAACAAGATCATTCTGCTGTCCCACCTGGGATATCAACAGGATCTGCAACTGGCCAGCCAGGTCGCCGGGGTTGACCTGATCATCGGCGGGCACAGCCACAGTCTGCTGGGTGACATAACCCAGCTGGCCGCTATTGGCCTCACACCGGATGGGGCCTATCCGACTGAGCTGGCGGCACCGGACGGCAGTCCGGTGCTGGTGGCCCAGGCCTGGCAGTGGGGGCATCTGCTGGGCAGGCTGAACGTCCGGTTCGATGGGGCAGGGGTGGTCTCCGGCTACAGCAGTAAACAGGTGATCCCGGTCGGTGAGCGTTTCAGTCGTGACGGTACCCCGGTATCCCCGGAGAGCAGCCAGTATCAGGCCATTGTCAAGGCGCTGGCCCAAAGCGGATCAGCGCAGATTGTTGCTGAAGACCCGGCGGTGCTGGCAGCCCTGGCACCCTACCAGCGGCAGCTTGCCCAGTTTCATACGGCCGTTGTTGCCCGGGCTGCTGAAGACCTGAAACGTGGGGTGAACAGCGGTCCGGGCCCCTTGGTCGCCGATGCCATGCTGGGAGCGCTCCCCAGGGCTCAGGTGGCGCTTTTGAACTACGGCGGCGTGAGGAAAAGTCTGCTGTCCGGCATGATTTCAGAGGGGGATCTGCTGGAGGTGATGCCCTTTGCGGATACCCTGGTGCTGATTGATCTGAACGGTTCTGAGCTGCAAGCTGCCCTGGAGGGTACTATCGACTTCCTGATTCGCAAATATGGTCTCAAGCAGCCGGTCATGCCCTATGTTGCCGGCATCAGGTTTGCGGTAGAGCTGTCAGCCCCCAGAGGTTCACGGGTGACAGCCCTGACCGTCAGAGACAGAAGGGGGGTCTTTCAGCCGGTTGAGCCTGCTACGCTGTATCGTACCGTCGTCAACACCTTTGTGGCTGGCGGCGGTGACGGTTTTGCTGCCGTAAAAAATGCTGCAGGGTTCCGGAGTGATAGCGGGATTATCGACAGCGATGCCTTCAGGGAGTATCTGAAAAAACTCGGCACGGTCAGTAACTCACGGGAACAGCGGATAACGATCATGCAGAGCGCAGGCGGTGCCGGACAGCCCTGA
- a CDS encoding cupin domain-containing protein translates to MVRLAIAGILLLCALPLSAATLPCSGAQQVPATYAAAGGEQLQACFDLVRKNVTVGLADGSRVVLPVAVSGSGARYSDGTRTFWEHQGIGRYFVGEKLLFEGGPAPATGYKGGVTSKLLKQTTLTANGQKIAYPVTDRAEVTAMTVDLAPGAETGWHKHAIPVYAYVLAGAIEVELEGGQRITYKAGDAIIEVVDAFHNGSNRGTEPVRLVVFYTGIKNQPNVVRR, encoded by the coding sequence ATGGTTCGTCTGGCTATTGCAGGAATACTGTTGTTGTGTGCGTTGCCGCTGTCTGCCGCCACATTGCCGTGCAGCGGGGCGCAGCAGGTGCCCGCAACCTATGCTGCAGCCGGCGGTGAGCAGTTACAGGCCTGTTTTGACCTTGTGCGTAAAAATGTCACGGTCGGGCTGGCTGACGGCAGCAGGGTGGTGCTGCCCGTTGCCGTGTCCGGCTCGGGTGCCCGCTACAGTGACGGCACCCGCACCTTCTGGGAACATCAGGGGATCGGGCGCTACTTTGTCGGTGAAAAACTGCTGTTTGAAGGGGGACCGGCTCCGGCAACAGGGTATAAAGGCGGCGTAACCTCAAAGCTGTTAAAACAGACCACGCTGACCGCCAACGGCCAGAAGATTGCCTATCCTGTCACTGACCGGGCCGAGGTGACGGCCATGACCGTTGATCTGGCCCCCGGTGCTGAAACCGGCTGGCACAAACATGCCATACCGGTCTATGCCTATGTGCTGGCCGGCGCGATCGAGGTTGAGCTGGAAGGTGGCCAGCGCATTACCTATAAAGCCGGCGATGCCATTATCGAGGTGGTGGATGCCTTTCACAACGGCAGCAACAGGGGCACCGAGCCGGTCCGGCTGGTGGTCTTTTATACCGGGATCAAGAATCAGCCGAATGTGGTCAGAAGGTAG
- a CDS encoding nucleoside deaminase, translated as MDSFMQAAIEEAEAGLAEGGIPIGAVIVHNNRIIGRGHNRRVQQGSAILHGEMDALERAGRQPASVYREAVLYTTLSPCPMCSGAILLYGIPRVVIGENRTFLGEEELLRSRGVQLEVLQDERCIRLMEQFIAEKPELWNEDIGV; from the coding sequence ATGGATAGTTTCATGCAGGCAGCCATTGAAGAGGCAGAGGCCGGGCTGGCAGAGGGCGGCATCCCGATCGGCGCGGTGATTGTCCATAACAACCGGATTATCGGCCGTGGCCACAACCGGCGGGTACAGCAGGGGAGCGCCATTCTGCACGGTGAGATGGATGCCCTGGAGCGTGCCGGACGTCAACCTGCCTCGGTCTACCGGGAAGCGGTGCTGTATACCACCCTCTCTCCCTGCCCGATGTGCAGTGGTGCCATCCTGCTGTACGGCATCCCCAGGGTGGTGATTGGCGAAAACCGTACCTTCCTGGGAGAAGAGGAGCTGCTGCGCTCACGGGGGGTACAGCTGGAGGTGCTGCAGGATGAACGCTGCATCCGCTTGATGGAACAGTTTATTGCGGAAAAACCGGAGCTGTGGAATGAGGATATCGGAGTCTGA
- a CDS encoding alpha/beta fold hydrolase, with protein sequence MPFLSHDGIQLYFEQQGSGPPLLLLAGLASDSQSWPAVLPGLAERFTLILLDNRGVGRSSQDCAISISLMADDCAALIRHLGLTRVSLLGHSMGGMVALECARRHPELVERLLVAATAARNPVRNNLLFQDWADLYDAGYDRAAWFRNILYWIFTERFFEDQRLLQLTLEYLLSYPWPQSAAAFRQQIRAIEAFDARGWLGQLNVPACVLAGELDLLMPVEQSNDLVRQLPNAVLTVLQDAAHSLQTEQPELFVRAVVDFLKPA encoded by the coding sequence ATGCCGTTTTTGAGCCATGACGGGATACAGCTGTATTTTGAGCAGCAGGGTAGCGGTCCTCCCCTGCTGCTGCTTGCCGGACTGGCCTCAGATTCCCAGAGCTGGCCGGCGGTGCTGCCCGGCCTGGCGGAACGGTTTACCCTGATCCTGCTGGATAACCGGGGCGTCGGCCGTTCAAGCCAGGATTGCGCGATCAGCATCAGTCTGATGGCCGATGACTGTGCTGCCCTGATCCGCCATCTGGGGCTGACGCGAGTCAGCCTGCTGGGACATTCCATGGGGGGGATGGTGGCACTGGAGTGTGCCCGTCGCCACCCGGAGCTGGTTGAACGGCTGCTGGTGGCTGCCACGGCTGCAAGAAATCCGGTTCGCAACAATCTGCTGTTTCAGGACTGGGCTGACCTGTATGACGCCGGTTACGACCGTGCCGCCTGGTTTCGCAACATCCTGTACTGGATCTTCACGGAACGTTTTTTTGAGGATCAGAGGCTGCTGCAGCTGACACTGGAGTACCTGCTCAGCTATCCCTGGCCCCAGTCGGCAGCGGCATTCCGGCAGCAGATCCGGGCAATCGAGGCATTTGATGCCCGCGGGTGGCTCGGACAGCTGAATGTGCCGGCCTGTGTGCTGGCAGGTGAGCTGGATCTGTTGATGCCGGTTGAACAGTCAAACGACCTGGTCCGGCAGTTGCCCAATGCCGTGTTGACGGTTCTGCAGGATGCAGCGCATTCGCTCCAGACGGAACAACCGGAGCTGTTTGTCCGCGCTGTGGTTGATTTTCTGAAACCAGCCTGA
- a CDS encoding NupC/NupG family nucleoside CNT transporter, which produces MLHAVFGMIVLLGVAWLLSENRRVIHWRLIVAGAALQVLIALLMLKAAPFRQLFLGLNAMVGALETATRAGTSFVFGYLGGGPLPFAETTPGGSFSLAFQALPLVLIIGALTALFYYWRILPKVVQAFSWLLRTTMGIGGALGVVASGCIFLGMIEAPLLIRPYLVRMTRSELFAMMATGLSCIAGTMLVLYATVLQKVIPDALGHILTASIIHAPAALVVASIIVPETEEQTLGGEISSYDASSAMDALTKGTWDGLKILVNIVALLIVFVALVKLANIGLGELPDIAGAPLTLERMLGLLLAPVVWLIGVPWQEAVTAGSLMGIKIVLNEFLAYIQFSGLPEAALSPKSRLIMTYAMCSFANLGSLGILIGGLGTLCPERRNEIVGLGFKALLAGVLASLMTGAVVGML; this is translated from the coding sequence ATGCTGCATGCTGTTTTCGGAATGATTGTCCTGCTGGGGGTTGCCTGGCTGCTCAGTGAAAACCGGCGCGTGATCCACTGGCGCCTGATCGTGGCCGGTGCTGCGCTGCAGGTGCTGATCGCCCTGCTGATGCTGAAGGCCGCGCCGTTCCGCCAGCTGTTTCTGGGGTTGAACGCCATGGTTGGCGCCCTGGAAACGGCCACGCGGGCCGGCACCTCCTTTGTCTTCGGCTACCTGGGGGGCGGGCCGCTGCCGTTTGCCGAGACGACACCGGGCGGCTCCTTTTCCCTTGCCTTTCAGGCCTTGCCGTTGGTGCTGATAATCGGTGCCCTGACCGCGTTGTTCTACTACTGGCGTATCCTGCCCAAGGTGGTGCAGGCCTTTTCATGGCTGCTGCGCACGACCATGGGGATCGGTGGCGCGCTGGGGGTGGTGGCCTCCGGCTGCATCTTTCTGGGGATGATCGAGGCACCGCTGCTGATCCGACCCTATCTGGTCCGTATGACCCGCAGTGAGCTGTTTGCCATGATGGCCACCGGGCTGTCCTGCATTGCCGGTACCATGCTGGTGCTGTACGCCACGGTGCTGCAGAAGGTCATTCCTGATGCTCTGGGACATATCCTGACCGCTTCCATTATCCATGCCCCTGCCGCACTGGTTGTTGCCTCCATCATCGTACCCGAGACTGAAGAGCAGACTCTGGGGGGTGAGATCTCCTCCTATGATGCCTCAAGCGCCATGGATGCACTGACTAAGGGGACCTGGGACGGCCTGAAGATCCTGGTCAATATTGTGGCGCTCCTGATTGTGTTTGTTGCCCTGGTGAAGCTGGCCAATATCGGGCTGGGAGAACTGCCTGATATTGCCGGTGCCCCACTGACCCTGGAACGGATGCTGGGGTTGCTGCTGGCCCCGGTGGTCTGGTTGATCGGGGTGCCCTGGCAGGAGGCGGTCACCGCCGGGTCGCTGATGGGGATCAAGATCGTGCTGAACGAGTTCCTGGCCTATATCCAGTTTTCCGGCCTGCCGGAGGCGGCGCTCAGCCCCAAAAGCAGGCTCATCATGACCTATGCCATGTGCAGCTTTGCCAACCTCGGCAGCCTGGGGATCCTGATCGGCGGACTGGGGACGCTCTGCCCGGAGCGCCGCAATGAGATCGTTGGCCTGGGGTTCAAGGCGCTGCTGGCCGGTGTGCTGGCGTCATTGATGACCGGCGCCGTGGTGGGAATGCTCTGA
- a CDS encoding D-2-hydroxyacid dehydrogenase — MPEEPAIVILDGYTINPGDNPWDAVMAQGRCSIHDRTPAELVLERAAGAEVILTSKVKLTGAILQQLPGLRFISLLATGYNNVDIEAAGRLGITVSNVPAYSTDSVAQTTFALLLELTTHAGLHDQAVKQGEWVRSPDHSFWKRPLVELAGLTLGIVGFGAIGRAMARIGNAFGMQVVAYTPRPPAATEFPLVRFVSLEELFSQADVVSLNCPQTAENGGFVNAALLERMKRSAFLINVARGGLVNESDLAAALRDGVIAGAGLDVVAVEPMLPENPLLQAPNCIFTPHIAWASLAARQRLTAIVAANLAGYLQGKPINVVNGAWLPVTARG, encoded by the coding sequence ATGCCTGAAGAGCCTGCAATCGTCATTCTGGACGGCTATACCATCAATCCGGGCGACAATCCCTGGGATGCGGTTATGGCCCAGGGCCGCTGCAGCATCCATGACCGCACCCCGGCAGAACTGGTGCTGGAGCGGGCTGCCGGAGCCGAGGTGATCCTGACCAGCAAGGTCAAACTGACTGGCGCTATCCTGCAGCAACTGCCCGGTCTGCGGTTCATCTCATTGCTGGCCACCGGTTACAACAATGTGGATATTGAGGCGGCCGGACGGCTGGGGATCACGGTTTCCAATGTACCGGCCTATTCCACCGATTCTGTGGCTCAGACCACCTTTGCCCTGCTGCTGGAGCTGACCACCCATGCCGGTCTGCATGATCAGGCGGTCAAACAGGGCGAGTGGGTCCGCTCCCCGGACCATTCCTTCTGGAAGAGGCCGCTTGTGGAACTGGCCGGCCTGACCCTCGGAATTGTCGGATTCGGCGCCATTGGCCGGGCTATGGCCCGGATCGGGAACGCCTTCGGGATGCAGGTGGTCGCCTACACCCCCCGTCCTCCTGCTGCAACGGAGTTTCCTCTGGTGCGGTTTGTCTCTCTTGAGGAGCTGTTCAGTCAGGCGGATGTGGTCTCACTCAACTGTCCCCAGACCGCTGAGAATGGCGGCTTTGTCAATGCAGCCCTGCTGGAGCGGATGAAACGGAGTGCCTTCCTGATCAATGTGGCCAGGGGCGGGCTGGTGAATGAGTCTGACCTGGCAGCAGCACTGCGGGATGGTGTGATTGCCGGGGCGGGCCTGGATGTGGTGGCGGTGGAGCCGATGCTGCCGGAAAACCCGTTGCTGCAAGCCCCCAACTGCATCTTTACCCCCCACATCGCCTGGGCCTCACTGGCGGCCCGGCAGCGGCTGACCGCCATTGTGGCGGCAAATCTGGCCGGGTATCTGCAGGGGAAACCGATCAACGTGGTCAATGGCGCCTGGCTGCCGGTCACAGCCCGGGGGTAG